From the Anguilla rostrata isolate EN2019 chromosome 12, ASM1855537v3, whole genome shotgun sequence genome, the window attttgttttatcatgttaaatgtattgcgtatatagattttatttaaacaaaacctaaaaaataacttcaaagAAATAACTTCAAATACACATTATGGTTTTGGCTTTCTAAACTCTCATTTTTCTTCATGTTACCCACCCCCACCGCACACAGGTCCTTTATGCCACACGTCAGTCATAAGCTCTTCCCCTTTAGCGTATAAAACATGacagattttttcttttaatataaacaagaaaaaatataatatgacaaaatcaaataaaaaagcgAGAGAATATTACCAGGTGATGCTTCAAAACAGAAGTGTTTGTAAGACAGGCATTAAGCGAACTCTACGCTGTAAAAGTCAGTctgtggagaggagagcagcagagGTGCGGCGCTGCGTGTTCACAGCGTGTTCATACCAAGGAGCCGGCTCTGCTCTGCGCTGGCACCATGACGGGCACGGCGCCCATGCGCTCCAGCGCGGCCTGGCTGACCGCGTACGAGTGCGTGTGCTGGCCCTGCGGCGCCGCCGGCTTCAGGCTGATGGACCCGTTGCTGCGCACCATGGCGGGCGGAGAGGGGGCCGAGTTGGTGGTGACCACCAGAGTCTTGGGCGGGGGCAGGGTGTGGCTGCCATTGGTGTAGGCGGGGCGCGTCGGgcccgaccccgcccccgagcCCGCCCCTGAGCCGGCCCCCGAGCCCGCCCCCGTGTGCCCGGAGGAGAAGGTCTGCCGTGTGTCCCCGTTGTAGCGCGTGTAGGAGTTGGTGTCGTAGTTCGGTTTGGGGTTGTGCCAGTAGCGGCTGTTGTAGGTGTTGGTGGACGTCAGGGTGTCGTTTTCCGATGACGAGGCGTCGGCGTGGAACGCCTTCACTGACGATGACCTCTTGGGCGGCAAGTCATCTTCCctaaagagggaggagaaagacaGGCCAGTGaatcttttttcagtttaaaccaAACACTTCAAATGGCGTAAAAAAAGATTCCACCCTCAGGAATATGCAAGTATTTAAACGcttttaaaaaccaataaacaCAGACTGATTGTGTTTTCACGTGTAATGAATTGCAAGGAAACCGCTCTTAGCACCGGATTTATAATTGGTAGCTAACTGAGTGAGTTTGTCCGTATATTGAGTGCACTTCCTCTGATTGATTTCAGGCCTTTGAGAAATGCTGAGAAAGGTTCAGCTGCCTTCATTAAGGGCACTCGTGTCCACCGCCTTGCCTCAAGAGAAGCCAAAGGAACTCCATACGGATGCAAATGAACCTATTTAAAAGCCTTGCATAGGAAACCCTCCTCTAATGGAGGTTAGAGAATGCCAAATGCCTTAATCTCTATCAGTGTAAAATATACTCTATCAGTGTAAAACCTACTCTGTCAGTGTAAAATATATCCTATCAGTGGAAAATGCACTCTACCAGCATGGATTTTACACTGAGCATTTTTCTGTGTAGTCTCACTCCCAGCACCATCACTAACCTGATGGTTGGAACGTTGTGCTCTGGGCTAAAGATAATGACATTCTGAGGTTTGTAACTATTTTGTTTCCATGACAGCATCGTGTATCTGTTCAGTGTCACCTATCAATCATTCAGCCAACTGTAACTTCAGCTGTAACGCCAGACACTCGGGCTTTGGTtaagcatttcaaaatgaaaaataaaattagggCTTTTCATTAGTAATAAGacattttctgaattatttcCTATGAAAATTCCCCCATCATTGGttaataaaaaatctgaacaaaacTCATGAGACAATTTCTGTTGAGAGATACCATTTGTAATACTGATTTATGGTGGTTTAGCACATATATGCCTATTGAGGTTTCACAACAAAGAAAACTGCAATTAATTGTGTGCTATGATATATTCGCTTGACtgatcacatttttaattgctgaataaaccacaacaaaaatgattcaACCTTCTGTTTTGCTTAagcgtctgtgagtgtgtgcgtgaaccTCCTGTTTTGCTTAagcgtctgagtgtgtgcgtgcgtgcgtgcgtgcgtgtggtgggAGAAAGGAGATGTACAATAGAAGCTCagaattcatttgttttaattatgtatggaggcaaatatttatttaaagtgaaaggaaaatttcatcataaatatttataaatatttctgatactcattttattataaatgcattGCAGACTGATATGAATTAGCAGGGCAAGTATCATGACAGACcttcataaatgcatacatCTGTCTAccacatttgcatgtttttctgcCTGTCCAGATGTGCAGTGATACATATTACCACCAGCAAAAAGCCATCAGCTGGGAGGAGTAAACCGTGCTGAAAAGGTGCGTATATATAAAAGGTATTTTTGCACATGATATGTCCGGCGACACCTGAGAGGTAAATTACAGCAGAAGTGCAGAAGCTTGTCCTTCCCCAGTCACAGTTAGACATTCTGAGGCATGTTGATATTCTGACTGATATTCTAGCAGTGTGCTCTGCTTATTCTGTAGTGAGCACAGCTTTCATTAGCAACAGGGGCAATTTGTGTAGTGTACATATTCCCAAAACAGTGCCACACTTATATTTTGCATGTTTAACAGGGACATTCCCTTCCAGCAAGCTTTGCACAGGTAAAACGTCTGCTGACTTTAGAAAGTATGCAagcacaaattaattttaatcacTATTTGTACCGCAGTAAAGATGATCAATGAGAGCAATGTACTTTCTCATACCTTTCTCATAGTATTCCTTTGTAAAGTACCTGATTGACTTGTGCTTATCGTTCTGCTCTTCTACAGTGATCGAGTGTGTGCCCTCCACtccatgatttatttattgtaaaaatgtgaatacaaaacagaagaatCAGTAGCTAAAGGGGTATAAGAAGCTCCTCCACAGTAACCAGAGAATAGGAGACtgcaggctgctctgtgtgtctgagggaaTCACTTTTCCCCATTATATCTTCATCCATCTCCGTATGATAGATCAGGCTACCCTGGCTACCGTGGTGATGGATGCCACGGTGATAGATGCTGTGGAGATAGATGCCGGCTGCCTTCCAGGGCCCTTTTCCAATGAATGTGCAGCGCGGAGGGGGAGCAGGGCGGAAGATGGGAGTTAATGGCAAAACAAGGGGTATGGGAGAGCCCAATTGAATTCTCTACAAGCACTAGATTAATAGTGTTTCAATCCAATTCCAGCGACTAAACTGTTTTTCACTTGGGTGGGCTTctgtgccggggggggggggggggttggtgggggggccCCCGATCGGGGCAGAGGCTCCTGATTGATGATggtggggaggaagagagggggggccCACCTGATCTCGTTGGGGATCTCATCCTCCTCGtacttgttcttgttcttccAGTAGAAGAGCGTCACCACCACCAGCAGAGAACAGATGATGACCGCCAGGATCCCCGTGGCAATGGTGCCCGCAATGAGACCCAAATTCTGGGCCTgagctgagagggagggagcaagggaaagaaagaagggacaataaagagagagagaaagcgagagagtgAGGGATTCAGtgagaggagggaaaaagaagaaagagagataagtcagagagaaagtgagggagtgagaggagggaaggtatgagagaagagaaagggaggagagggagagagtaaatgatagagaaaaggagggagaaaagaTAGGGAGTGAGAGAATGCATTCAGGATGTGGTGCTTGTAGTCTATCGTGTTCCTGGTATGAATCAGTGGGGCTCAGACAGGTCTATATCCTCTCAATACACACACTGTTTTCTCCCCGTGGTTTTTACCTGTAATCCACAAGTGGATTTCTCAGCTAAGTCTAATTTCGATTTAGGCAGACCACAGCTATCACCACAAGCCAgtaatgcacatacatacatactgtaccacGCATACCAGTTACATAccgtttgcatgcgtgtgtgtgtgtgtatgtatgcgtgtaaaatatatatatatatatagtcattaaataaatgttttcctgtTTCTACATTGattatgcaatgttttttcTGAGGGAAGATAATTGTACTCTTTAATTGAATTAGCAGTTTGCACCACTcaagattaaatattaaatatataagaTTTAAtatccaaaaacatttttttaaaataccatccCAATTAGCTCTTTGCGGCCAACACGCAGCACtggtttctttttaaagataaaaactgACTTGAAGAAGACTCCCCACAAAATTGCTACTGCAGCCTACAGCTTAATCAGGTCCATTCTGTGAGCCTGCACAGAAATATGTTATTGCGCACATTACGAAAACAACTTCACGAGTAATGGCAAAGGTTTCAATAAGAACAGTAATACTGGCCTGGCACTGGCTGACATAAAAACAGTATCGTTAACATATATGGAGTGGAACGTGGGCAACTCTGTGGTCTTGCTTTATTACGAGTGTCAGTGAAAGGTGGCGAAACCGCATTGCATTTAACGGAGACGCAGCTTCAGCAGTGGGAGCGAAATCATGAGAAACTCGGAAGATTTGCGTGTGCGTTTGCCGTTCCGTGTAGTTAATCAGTTACCTCGGGTCCAGTTGAACTATGCGTTGTTCCCTCACTTGGACAGTACTTCTTAGGGTTTCGCATACTtgtcctggttatggttatcacttgttagtcgctctggataatgtCTGCAATGCTGATGTAGTAATGAGGAGGACGAGCGCACTCGCTCTCCTCACCAGCCTGCACGCGCTGCACAGGGCCTCCCGTTCTCTATACGGGCCTCACCATCTGCCTTTGGGCTAATCCGGTCACTCATTCACGTCTCCCGGCATCTGGATTCCACAGTGCATTAACGTGAGAGGAGCAGACTCTCTGAGCTGACAGACAGACGCCGTATTTCCTTAACGAGTTTGGCCGAGCTTTGAGCCGAGAGTTTAACCGCGCGGCTTTGCCGCCGTGCGAATGCTGTGCCACACCACGCCGAACCACACCGCACTGGAGAGAGGAGCTATCGGTATAATGCgtctgtggtgtgtgagtaTACAGATGGATGAATGCAGACTTCCCCAGATTAGAGTCAGGCCTGGTACACTGACTCCCTCCCGGTGTTCAGGTGGAGTCCCACACTTACGCGCCACGACCTGCAGGTTCAGGACGCAGGAACTGGTTCCGATGGCGTTGGACGCTGTACACTGGTACAGGCCTGAGTTTCCCACGCTGATGTTCCGTAATGCTACTGTGCCTTGCATCTGGTCTGAAGACAAATTGATCTGCGTTAAAAGTGAATTTGGGATTCCGAGTGCAGTTCAACATGAGAAGAAATAAGCAACAGCAAAGGATGGTTACAACATCAATggcaaataaatgacatttacatTGTACATTTACAAATTGCTCAAATGAGAATTCATGTATTACGACTGAACCCATTACCCAAGATTTCTAAATGCAGCACagctaagaaataataaaaacataattaactTTTTAATGTTCCACCTGCTAACAGAGGTCCAGAAGtaaaaagtcctccccagtattttgttccaatcacctgcaTTTGCTAATTGGCACAATTCATCAGGCAgtaggtagaactaattagtgaaatcagctgtctTAGTTTATGAGTGGAAGAAATACagggcaggacttttactttctgacccctggacttttcaCTTCTGCCTGCTAGTCACAATCTTATTTAATTAAAGATATTAAAGAAGAGAATCTGCCTTAAGTTAGAATGTAATGTTGATGACACATCATCATGGACATGcctgcttttatgtttttttcttttttatcacaTCCTGTAagacagtggttcccaaccctgttcctggaggtctactagatcctgtagattttcatttcaaccctaatttggcacatctgactctactaattatcagctcaatgagatctctagctgttgcaTGACATGCTTTGTTAAGGTTTGAGTGATAACCAacagaatggtagatctccaggaacagggttgggaaccactacTGTAACAACTAGTACAAATCAGTGAAATACCAAGTTGTAATTTTCAAACTGAGCTCTCCTCCAAGCACATATATTTGTAAACAGACATCAAACACTCAGTCTTGCCACGGAGCTAAGCTACCCTTGCTCTATGTaagagagtttgtgtgtttgtagtatAAACCAGCCCCTTTCTAcatcagagtgtgtgtgctcatggCAAACCAGCCCCATTCTACATGAGGGAgcgaaagagtgtgtgtgcttgtggtgaAGCGTACATTCATACTACAGCCAAGGTATACGTCTAATGTTCATTGCGCTTCTTCCAGGTGCAATTCACTGTTCAAAACATCATTATGCTGCTGCCCTCAAGAGAAAGCTTTTGGGAACACAAACTGAGCATACAAGTGTGCATTTCACCAAGGGCTGCAGCACACAGGTCTTTAGCATGGTAGCCTCACACAGAGCCATGGTGTTTGGCCCTGTGCATCTGTGCAGTCTAaggacagcacagagaggacagCTTGTGTCAATGGAAGCAGCATAAGAGGCTGAGTCAACTGCACAGCTGGAGAGAAGAGCCAGGGAAAAGCACCAGACAGCTCAGTCaccaacagacacagacacacgcagacacacacaaacacacacacacacacacacacatacagacacatgcaaacacacacacacacacatacagaaacacacacacacacacacacacacatacagacacatgcagacacacacacacggacgtgCACGCTAccattctttttctctcactctatctccctcacacacacccacactcacacgcacctACTAcagtggggagtggggtgggacACTTCACATACGTGTCATTTACAGCTACGCGTCATTTACCAGCAAACGCGGGGCAAAAGGGCACTCCTGCAGACTGCACTTTTATACCTTGCATGGCGGAGTAGGGCAGTTTGGGCACGGACTCCAGCTTCTCCCAGGCATAGGTTGGCGTGGGGATCCCCTCTTCCGAGGAGCACATTAGCATGATATCACTTCCCACATCCAAATTCCCCTGGATCCTACAagagggggtggaagggggaactggtgcgagagagagagagtagaatTTTTGAAGTTGAATATtccatgttttctttaaatgtagAGTACATGAGATTTTCTCTGCCCACAATTCTCACAGACTACAAACCATGCATGGAGTCTGAGCCAATGGGAGATTTGTGTACATGAAGTCTGGCCCAATGGGGGATTTGTCCATGGAGTCCGTACCTAGCACGGTGAGGCCGATGACGCCAATATTGCGCCCCCCTCTGTCGGGGAGGTTGTTGACCACGCACTGGTACGTCCCTGTGTCAGAGAGTTGCGTGTTGTTGATGAAAATAGAGGCACTTGTGCTGGGCATGGTGGTGGCAAAGCCCACTCTTCCACTCAGCTGATTGGGTATGGTGAATACCTGGCCACCCTGGTAGATGATCAcctggtaaaaacaaaaaacagcgaACAGAGGCATCACTCAttacaaatatttgaaataacGACGATTAATATTTTGAGTATTACTTTGAGCATTATGAGCATCTTATGTTCACTGTCAGAGCAGGTACACCAATTTCCAGCCACAGAGTACATAGTACACCAGTATCTTTGAAATCATAAAAATCTTAGGAAACAGCTAATGCTACCACTGCTAGGTAATTGAAATGAGTCGGTAATTGTACGCACAATGCAATGCAGTTCTGAGTTAGCAATGCTTGGCCATTTGGTGTAGTAAGCATAACTATACCCTTTCATGCCAGATAAATCATAATAGCactgtatttcattaaaataaacatattattgggggaagggggaggcaAAGACCAGGTATGTATATTTCATTGGTATTAGACATACGGAGATAACCGTTAATGTGTGATGGTGACAGCTAGACTCTAAAAAGTATTATTTGTCATTGTGTACTACAGAGCAACAGCCACAAGAGGGGGATGTTGCATAAAAACAAACTACATGAATCACAGAGTGGACAAAAAGATTGAACAGCAATGCCTATTGCGAACAAAATTACACTACCAGTGTACTGGGTGTTTATTATATCATTGCCATTCTTACAACAAGTTATATGATTCACATAAAATGGTGCTGTCATATTATTCCAATACCATAAAAAAGTAGGATTTTAGAATACAtccttattaaaatatatataacaacATACATCAGTACTCCAATATATTCACtgtggtatagataatggagcAACCATTTGATCAACACCAA encodes:
- the igsf11 gene encoding immunoglobulin superfamily member 11 isoform X2, producing MVTPLSNAHQPVQVIIYQGGQVFTIPNQLSGRVGFATTMPSTSASIFINNTQLSDTGTYQCVVNNLPDRGGRNIGVIGLTVLVPPSTPSCRIQGNLDVGSDIMLMCSSEEGIPTPTYAWEKLESVPKLPYSAMQDQMQGTVALRNISVGNSGLYQCTASNAIGTSSCVLNLQVVAPQAQNLGLIAGTIATGILAVIICSLLVVVTLFYWKNKNKYEEDEIPNEIREDDLPPKRSSSVKAFHADASSSENDTLTSTNTYNSRYWHNPKPNYDTNSYTRYNGDTRQTFSSGHTGAGSGAGSGAGSGAGSGPTRPAYTNGSHTLPPPKTLVVTTNSAPSPPAMVRSNGSISLKPAAPQGQHTHSYAVSQAALERMGAVPVMVPAQSRAGSLV
- the igsf11 gene encoding immunoglobulin superfamily member 11 isoform X1; the encoded protein is MMVKFHNSDLWIAWVAVLCMEGFSRALEVTVSQSSVQVARGQTALLPCTFTTRAALNSLNIIWMVTPLSNAHQPVQVIIYQGGQVFTIPNQLSGRVGFATTMPSTSASIFINNTQLSDTGTYQCVVNNLPDRGGRNIGVIGLTVLVPPSTPSCRIQGNLDVGSDIMLMCSSEEGIPTPTYAWEKLESVPKLPYSAMQDQMQGTVALRNISVGNSGLYQCTASNAIGTSSCVLNLQVVAPQAQNLGLIAGTIATGILAVIICSLLVVVTLFYWKNKNKYEEDEIPNEIREDDLPPKRSSSVKAFHADASSSENDTLTSTNTYNSRYWHNPKPNYDTNSYTRYNGDTRQTFSSGHTGAGSGAGSGAGSGAGSGPTRPAYTNGSHTLPPPKTLVVTTNSAPSPPAMVRSNGSISLKPAAPQGQHTHSYAVSQAALERMGAVPVMVPAQSRAGSLV